A portion of the Rhinolophus sinicus isolate RSC01 linkage group LG03, ASM3656204v1, whole genome shotgun sequence genome contains these proteins:
- the SORD gene encoding sorbitol dehydrogenase isoform X2 codes for MHSVGICGSDVHYWQHGRIGDFIVKKPMVLGHEASGTVVKVGSLVKHLKPGDRVAIEPGAPRETDEFCKIGRYNLSPSIFFCATPPDDGNLCRFYKHNASFCYKLPDNVTFEEGALVEPLSVGIHACRRAGITLGSKVFVCGAGPIGLVNLLVAKAMGAAQVVVTDLSASRLSKAKEAGADFVLQISKQSPQEIANKVESLLGCKPGVTIECTGAETAIQAGIYATCSGGTLVLVGLGSEMTNVPLVHAAIREVDIKGVFRYCNTWPVAISMLESKSVNVKSLVTHRFPLEKALEAFETSKNGLGLKVMIKCDPNDQNP; via the exons ATGCATTCCGTTGGAATCTGCGGCTCAGATGTCCACTACTGGCAGCATGGTCGAATTGGGGATTTTATCGTGAAAAAGCCAATGGTGCTGGGCCATGAAGCTTCAGGAACAGTCGTAAAAGTGGGATCATTGGTAAAGCACCTAAAACCAG GAGATCGTGTTGCCATCGAGCCTGGTGCTCCCCGAGAAACTGATGAATTCTGCAAGATTGGACGATACAACCTGTCGCCATCCATCTTCTTCTGTGCCACACCCCCTGATGATGGGAACCTTTGCCGGTTCTATAAGCATAATGCCAGCTTCTGCTACAA GCTTCCTGACAATGTCACCTTTGAGGAAGGGGCCCTGGTTGAGCCACTGTCTGTCGGGATCCATGCCTGCCGGCGAGCTGGAATCACCCTGGGGAGCAAGGTGTTTGTGTGTGGAGCTG GGCCAATTGGACTGGTCAATTTGCTTGTGGCCAAGGCAATGGGCGCAGCTCAAGTGGTGGTGACTg ATCTGTCTGCTTCTCGGCTGTCTAAAGCGAAGGAAGCCGGGGCTGATTTCGTCCTCCAGATCTCCAAGCAGAGTCCTCAGGAAATCGCCAATAAAGTAGAAAGCCTCCTGGGATGCAAGCCAGGAGTCACGATCGAGTGCACAGGGGCAGAGACCGCCATCCAGGCAGGCATCTAT GCCACTTGTTCTGGTGGGACCCTGGTGCTTGTGGGACTGGGTTCTGAGATGACTAATGTACCCCTAGTGCATGCAGCCATCCGAGAAGTGGATATCAAGGGCGTGTTTCGATACTGCAACAC GTGGCCAGTGGCGATTTCAATGCTTGAGTCCAAGTCTGTGAATGTAAAGTCCTTAGTGACCCATAGGTTTCCTCTGGAGAAAGCTCTGGAGGCCTTTGAAACATCCAAAAACGGGCTGGGGTTGAAAGTCATGATCAAGTGCGACCCCAACGATCAGAATCCCTGA
- the SORD gene encoding sorbitol dehydrogenase isoform X1, whose translation MAATKPENLSLVVHGPRDLRLENYPIPEPGPNEVLLKMHSVGICGSDVHYWQHGRIGDFIVKKPMVLGHEASGTVVKVGSLVKHLKPGDRVAIEPGAPRETDEFCKIGRYNLSPSIFFCATPPDDGNLCRFYKHNASFCYKLPDNVTFEEGALVEPLSVGIHACRRAGITLGSKVFVCGAGPIGLVNLLVAKAMGAAQVVVTDLSASRLSKAKEAGADFVLQISKQSPQEIANKVESLLGCKPGVTIECTGAETAIQAGIYATCSGGTLVLVGLGSEMTNVPLVHAAIREVDIKGVFRYCNTWPVAISMLESKSVNVKSLVTHRFPLEKALEAFETSKNGLGLKVMIKCDPNDQNP comes from the exons ATGGCGGCGACCAAGCCCGAGAACCTCTCTCTAGTGGTACACGGACCCAGGGACCTGCGCCTG gaGAACTATCCTATCCCTGAACCAGGCCCAAATG AGGTGCTGCTGAAGATGCATTCCGTTGGAATCTGCGGCTCAGATGTCCACTACTGGCAGCATGGTCGAATTGGGGATTTTATCGTGAAAAAGCCAATGGTGCTGGGCCATGAAGCTTCAGGAACAGTCGTAAAAGTGGGATCATTGGTAAAGCACCTAAAACCAG GAGATCGTGTTGCCATCGAGCCTGGTGCTCCCCGAGAAACTGATGAATTCTGCAAGATTGGACGATACAACCTGTCGCCATCCATCTTCTTCTGTGCCACACCCCCTGATGATGGGAACCTTTGCCGGTTCTATAAGCATAATGCCAGCTTCTGCTACAA GCTTCCTGACAATGTCACCTTTGAGGAAGGGGCCCTGGTTGAGCCACTGTCTGTCGGGATCCATGCCTGCCGGCGAGCTGGAATCACCCTGGGGAGCAAGGTGTTTGTGTGTGGAGCTG GGCCAATTGGACTGGTCAATTTGCTTGTGGCCAAGGCAATGGGCGCAGCTCAAGTGGTGGTGACTg ATCTGTCTGCTTCTCGGCTGTCTAAAGCGAAGGAAGCCGGGGCTGATTTCGTCCTCCAGATCTCCAAGCAGAGTCCTCAGGAAATCGCCAATAAAGTAGAAAGCCTCCTGGGATGCAAGCCAGGAGTCACGATCGAGTGCACAGGGGCAGAGACCGCCATCCAGGCAGGCATCTAT GCCACTTGTTCTGGTGGGACCCTGGTGCTTGTGGGACTGGGTTCTGAGATGACTAATGTACCCCTAGTGCATGCAGCCATCCGAGAAGTGGATATCAAGGGCGTGTTTCGATACTGCAACAC GTGGCCAGTGGCGATTTCAATGCTTGAGTCCAAGTCTGTGAATGTAAAGTCCTTAGTGACCCATAGGTTTCCTCTGGAGAAAGCTCTGGAGGCCTTTGAAACATCCAAAAACGGGCTGGGGTTGAAAGTCATGATCAAGTGCGACCCCAACGATCAGAATCCCTGA